From the genome of Elusimicrobiota bacterium:
CTGCCCGACGCCGACTACCAAGAACGCTTTTCCGGGGTGAAGGACGTCGTCGCCTGGTCGCCCTTTGTTTTGGGTCAGGCCCTGGTTCGCAGCGCCCAGGGCGCCCAGGGCGTGGTGGTCAAGGGCGTCGACCCCGCCCGGGAACCCGGCGTCACGGGGTTGGACAAACGGTTGGTCATTGGGAATTGGGCCGAACTCGGCCGTCCGCCGGCCAAAGGCAACCCGCCCCCGGTGTTCCTCGGGAAGGAATTGGCCGCGCGGCTCGAAACGGGGTTGGGCGACCGGATCGTTCTCGCCGTCTCCAACGGCGGCGATGCGGGCCTGGGCTCTCTGCCCGATCTATCGGCCTACACCGTGGCGGGGATTCTCGAAACCGGGCTCTACGACTACGATTCGTCGCTGTTGATTATGGGCCTGGGGTCCGCCCAAACCCTTTTTGGTCTTCCCGGCCGCTTGACCGGCCTGGGCGTCCGGCTGGAAGACGCCGACGAATTCACGGGACCGGCCATGAAGCTCCAGGCGAAATTCTCCTCCCTGGGATTTGTGCGCTCCTGGCTGGCCCTCAACCGGCCGCTCTTCGCCGCCCTTCGCCTGGAAAAAATCGTGATGTTCCTGATCCTGGCCTTGATCACGCTCGTGGCGGCCTTCACCATTTTGTCCAACCTGCTGCTGGTCACGGCCCAGCGCACCCGGGAAATCGGCATTTTGGGAGCCATGGGCGCGACCCCCGGCATGATCCAGCGGATCTTCCTGCTCAAGGGCCTGCTCATGGGGGCTTTCGGCACGGCCGCGGGCACGGCCCTGGGCCTCTCCATTTCGTGGCTTCTCAAGAAATACGAATTCGTCAAACTGCCGGCGGACGTTTACTACGTGGAGCGACTGCCGGTCCGCGTGGTCCCTTCCGACGTGTTCCTGGTCCTCCTCTGTTCCATGGTCATCGTGCTGGTGGCGACCCTCTACCCCTCCCGGGCGGCGGCCAAAATGGACACCCTGGAGGCCGTGCGCCAATGAACGACGCGCCGGCGGTGTCGGCGAGAGGGCTGGGCAAACGTTTCGGCGCCGTCCCGGTGCTGACGGACTTGGCCTTCGACGTGCGCCCGGGGGAGCGGGTCTGCGTTTGGGGCCCGTCGGGGGCGGGGAAATCCACCCTCCTTCACGTGCTGGGTCTCATGACCCCGCCCACCGCCGGAACCCTGAGCCTCTTCGGACGGGACGTCGGCGGTCTTTCCGTGGCGGAGCGGGCCCGCTGGCGGAACGAAAAGATCGGTTTTCTGTTCCAGTTCCACCACCTCCTGCCGGATTTGTCCCTCCTCGAAAATGTTATGATTCCCCTTCTCATCCGACGGCGGTCTCCCGACGAAGCGGCGTCCCGCTCCCGGGACCTGCTGGTCCGGTTGGGCCTGGGGCACCGGCTGGACCACCGTCCGGCGGACGCGTCGGGAGGCGAACGTCAGCGCGCCGCGCTGGCCCGCGCTCTGGTGGGCGAACCCGCTTTGCTGTTGGCCGACGAACCCACCGGCAATCTGGACCGCGGCATCGGCCGCGAGGTGGAAGCCCTGATGAACGAGGAAGCGCGCGCCCGGGGCGCCACCTTGATCGTGGTGACGCACGACGAAACGTTGGCCGCGCACATGGACCGGCGGCTGGGACTGGTGGACGGCCGCTTGGCCGACCCGGTTCCGGGACCCGCCCGGTGAAGGAGAAAACGTGACCGTTCCAACCCAGTCCGCAACAACCGCCGCCTCCCTTCCGGGGGGGACCTCCCTGATGATTTACTTGAACGGTCGCTTGGTTCCCAAGGAACAGGCCGTGGTCTCCGTGTTCGACCACGGGCTCCTCTACGGCGACGGCGTGTTCGAAGGCATTCGCGCCTACAACGGCCGGGTGTTCCGGTTGAAGGAACATTTGGAGCGCCTCTACCGCTCGGCGCGGGCCATCGTGTTGGAAATCGGCCTGCCCATCGCGGAGATGGAAAAAGCCGTCCTGGACACTCTGCGCGCCAACAATTTGCGGGACGCCTACATCCGCCTGGTCGTGACCCGGGGCGTGGGCGATCTGGGCCTCGACCCGAAGAAGTGTCCCAAGGCCACGGTGTTCATCATCGCCGACCGCATCGCCCTGTACCCGCCGGAATGCTACACCGACGGTTTGGAGGTCAACACGGTGTCGACCCGGCGCAATTCCAGCCAGGCGCTCAATCCGAACATCAAATCGCTGAATTATTTGAACAACATTCTGGCGAAGATCGAAGCCGGCCTCTCGGGCGCCCGGGAAGCCATCATGCTCTCCCTGGAAGGCTACGTGGCGGAATGCACGGGGGACAACATTTTTTTCATCAAAGGCAACCGCCTGGTGACGCCGCCCACGGTGGCCGGGGCCCTGGAAGGCATCACGCGGGCCGTGGTCTGGGACCTGGCGTCCGTCGCCGGGCTCGCGCCCGAGGAAATGCTCTTTACGCCCTTCGACCTGTTCACGGCCGACGAGGTCTTTTTGACGGGAACGGCCGCGGAAGTCATCCCGGTGGTCCGCATCGACGCCCGCACCATCGGCGCGGGCCGTCCGGGCCCGAAAACGCAAAAGCTCATCCAGGCGTTCCGGGAATTGGCCGCCCGCGAGGGGACGCCGATTTAATTTCCGTCGGGAACTTTCGGCCCCGGGGCGCGTTCAAGTAAAGGCGGGTTCCGGCCGAAGTTGAAATTGACAGCCCCCGGAAAAGGGTCTAGAATTCAGCGAAGTCGAAACAGCCGTCGATCGCGGAGGTCGAGATGTCCAACCGATTCACCGAACGCGCGCAACGAGTCATTCTGATCGCCCAGGAAGAAGCCAAACGCCTCAACCACGACTACGTGGGCACGGAGCATTTGCTGTTGGGGCTGATCGCCCTGGGCGAAGGCGTGGCGGCCCAGGTGATGGCCAACTTGGGCGTCGACTTGCGGCGCGTGCGCGCGGAAATCGAAAAAATCGTCGGCACCGGGGACAACGTCATGCTCCTCGGCGAAATCCCCTTCACCCCCCGCGCCAAAAAAGTGTTGGAACTGGCCGTCGAAGAAGCCCAGAACATGGGCCACAATTACGTGGGCACCGAACACCTCCTCCTGGGGCTCATTCGGGAAGAGGAGGGCGTCGCGGCCCGCGTTCTGGAAAACATCGGCGTTCGTTTGGACGTCGTCCGCGAAGAAGTGATCTCGCTTTTGGGCGAGGGACAAGCCGGCGCCCAGGGCGCTCCCGGCGGTTCCCAACCCCCGGCGCACCACCAAACCCCGGCCCGGACCAAATCGAAAACCCCGACCCTCGATGAATTCGGCCGGGATCTCACTCTGATGGCCAAGGACGGCAAGCTGGATCCCGTCATCGGCCGCGAAACCGAAATCGAGCGCGTCATCCAGATTTTGCTCCGCCGCACGAAGAACAACCCGGTCCTGATCGGGGACCCCGGGGTGGGCAAGACCGCCATCGTGGAAGGTCTGGCCCAGCGCCTGTCCTCCGACGAAGCCCCCGAACTTCTCCAGGGCAAGCGGGTCATGACCCTGGATTTGGCGGCGGTCGTGGCCGGCACCAAATACCGCGGCGAATTCGAGCAGCGGCTCAAAAACATCATGGAAGAAATCCGCCGCGCGAAAAATCACATCATCCTTTTCATCGACGAGCTTCACACGGTGATCGGCGCGGGCGCCGCCGAAGGGGCCATCGACGCCTCCAACATGCTGAAGCCCTCCCTGGCCCGGGGCGAACTCCAGTGCATCGGCGCCACCACCCTGGACGAATACCGGAAGTACATCGAACACGACGCGGCCCTGGAACGCCGGTTCCAGCCCATCGTCGTCGACCCGCCGTCGGTCGAAGACACCGTGAAGATTTTAAAGGGCCTCAAAGACCGCTACGAAACCCACCACAAGGTCAAGTTCGAGGATTCGGCGCTTTCGGCCGCGGCGGAATTGTCCGACCGCTACATCACCGACCGGTTCCTGCCGGACAAAGCCATCGATTTGATCGACGAAGCCGGCAGCCGTTCGCGGCTTCAAGTCACCCAGCGTCCCCAGGAATTGAAGGACCGCGAGGGGGAGATCGACAAAGTCACCAAGGACAAGGAAGCCGCCATCGCCGCCCAGGAATACGAGAAAGCGGCCAAGCTGCGCGACAAAGAAAAGGAAATGCGCCGGCAGATGGAAGAGGCGCGCAAAAATTGGCGCGAGAAACGGGACGCCACGGTGCCCGTCGTGGTCGGCGAGGACATCGCCGCCGTCGTCTCCAAATGGACCGGCATCCCCACCACCAAATTGACCGAGACCGAGCAGGAAAAGCTGATCCACATGGAAGCCGAACTCCACAAGCGCCTGATCGGCCAACAGGAAGCCATCGTGTCGATCAGCCAGGCCATCCGGCGAAGCCGAACCGGTTTGAAGGATCCGAAGAAACCCATCGGCAGCTTCATTTTCCTGGGCCCCACCGGCGTCGGAAAAACCGAATTGGCCCGGGCCCTGGCGGAATTCCTCTTCGGCAACGAAGAGGCCTTGATCCGCATCGACATGTCGGAATACATGGAAAAATTCGCGGTGTCGCGCCTCATCGGCGCGCCCCCGGGCTACGTGGGGTACGAAGAGGGCGGCCAATTGACGGAGGCCGTCCGTCGGAAACCCTATTCGGTCGTGCTTTTGGACGAGATCGAAAAAGCGCACCCGGACACCTTCAACATTCTGCTCCAAATGATGGACGACGGCGCCCTGTCGGACAATCTGGGCCACCGGGTGAGCTTCAAAAACACGGTCATCATCATGACCTCCAACGTCGGGGCGCGGTTGATTTCCAAGGGGAAATCCCTGGGCTTCCTCGTGCAGGAGGACGCGGCCAAGGACTACGCCGCCATGAAAGACACCGTCATGGAAGAGGTCAAGAAAGCCTTCAACCCGGAATTTTTGAACCGGTTGGACGACATCATCGTTTTCCATCCTCTCACCCGGGAAGACAGCCGGAAGATTTTGGACCTCATGCTGGCCCGCGTTTCCAAAAAACTCGCGGTCCAGGGTTTCACCGTCGATCTGACCGAAGAGGCCCGGGCGTTCCTGGTGGACAAAGGGTTCGACCCCAATTACGGGGCCCGGCCGCTGCAACGGTCCATTCAGCGTCTTCTGGAAGACCCCCTGGCCGAGGACATCCTCTCGCGGAAGATCGCGGCGGGGACGTCGGTTTTCGTGGATTTGGATTCCCAAGGCCAGAAGCTCTCCTTCTCCACCACCCCTCCTCAAAAAGCCGTCAAGAGCGGCGGATAAGCGGTCCCCGGCGGGACCGGGGCGGGCGCCGCGAGCGTCCGAACGCCCCCGACGGGGCTCAATCATGCGTTGGCGAAAACGGGGCGGTTTTTTCGCCCTCCTAAGTGTTTCTCTCTTCGCCCTCTGGTGG
Proteins encoded in this window:
- a CDS encoding ATP-dependent Clp protease ATP-binding subunit translates to MSNRFTERAQRVILIAQEEAKRLNHDYVGTEHLLLGLIALGEGVAAQVMANLGVDLRRVRAEIEKIVGTGDNVMLLGEIPFTPRAKKVLELAVEEAQNMGHNYVGTEHLLLGLIREEEGVAARVLENIGVRLDVVREEVISLLGEGQAGAQGAPGGSQPPAHHQTPARTKSKTPTLDEFGRDLTLMAKDGKLDPVIGRETEIERVIQILLRRTKNNPVLIGDPGVGKTAIVEGLAQRLSSDEAPELLQGKRVMTLDLAAVVAGTKYRGEFEQRLKNIMEEIRRAKNHIILFIDELHTVIGAGAAEGAIDASNMLKPSLARGELQCIGATTLDEYRKYIEHDAALERRFQPIVVDPPSVEDTVKILKGLKDRYETHHKVKFEDSALSAAAELSDRYITDRFLPDKAIDLIDEAGSRSRLQVTQRPQELKDREGEIDKVTKDKEAAIAAQEYEKAAKLRDKEKEMRRQMEEARKNWREKRDATVPVVVGEDIAAVVSKWTGIPTTKLTETEQEKLIHMEAELHKRLIGQQEAIVSISQAIRRSRTGLKDPKKPIGSFIFLGPTGVGKTELARALAEFLFGNEEALIRIDMSEYMEKFAVSRLIGAPPGYVGYEEGGQLTEAVRRKPYSVVLLDEIEKAHPDTFNILLQMMDDGALSDNLGHRVSFKNTVIIMTSNVGARLISKGKSLGFLVQEDAAKDYAAMKDTVMEEVKKAFNPEFLNRLDDIIVFHPLTREDSRKILDLMLARVSKKLAVQGFTVDLTEEARAFLVDKGFDPNYGARPLQRSIQRLLEDPLAEDILSRKIAAGTSVFVDLDSQGQKLSFSTTPPQKAVKSGG
- the ilvE gene encoding branched-chain-amino-acid transaminase, producing the protein MIYLNGRLVPKEQAVVSVFDHGLLYGDGVFEGIRAYNGRVFRLKEHLERLYRSARAIVLEIGLPIAEMEKAVLDTLRANNLRDAYIRLVVTRGVGDLGLDPKKCPKATVFIIADRIALYPPECYTDGLEVNTVSTRRNSSQALNPNIKSLNYLNNILAKIEAGLSGAREAIMLSLEGYVAECTGDNIFFIKGNRLVTPPTVAGALEGITRAVVWDLASVAGLAPEEMLFTPFDLFTADEVFLTGTAAEVIPVVRIDARTIGAGRPGPKTQKLIQAFRELAAREGTPI
- a CDS encoding ABC transporter ATP-binding protein — encoded protein: MNDAPAVSARGLGKRFGAVPVLTDLAFDVRPGERVCVWGPSGAGKSTLLHVLGLMTPPTAGTLSLFGRDVGGLSVAERARWRNEKIGFLFQFHHLLPDLSLLENVMIPLLIRRRSPDEAASRSRDLLVRLGLGHRLDHRPADASGGERQRAALARALVGEPALLLADEPTGNLDRGIGREVEALMNEEARARGATLIVVTHDETLAAHMDRRLGLVDGRLADPVPGPAR
- a CDS encoding ABC transporter permease produces the protein MKSLELFLAFRYLRGSRRTLGGSLTSAIAIAGVTVGVAALIATLAVMTGFREDIRAKILGAQPHLLIQPPGNGTLPDADYQERFSGVKDVVAWSPFVLGQALVRSAQGAQGVVVKGVDPAREPGVTGLDKRLVIGNWAELGRPPAKGNPPPVFLGKELAARLETGLGDRIVLAVSNGGDAGLGSLPDLSAYTVAGILETGLYDYDSSLLIMGLGSAQTLFGLPGRLTGLGVRLEDADEFTGPAMKLQAKFSSLGFVRSWLALNRPLFAALRLEKIVMFLILALITLVAAFTILSNLLLVTAQRTREIGILGAMGATPGMIQRIFLLKGLLMGAFGTAAGTALGLSISWLLKKYEFVKLPADVYYVERLPVRVVPSDVFLVLLCSMVIVLVATLYPSRAAAKMDTLEAVRQ